The window CGCCACCGCCACCAACGGCGAAGAGGCGCTGGCCGCCTTCGCCGCCCACAACCCGGACGTTGTGTTGATGGACCTCAACATGCCGGTTCTGTCCGGTCTCGCCGCTACCGAGATCATGCGGGAGCGCAAGCCTGACGCCCGCATCCTGATCTTGTCGATGCATGACAGTCCCGAATACATCTCGACCGCGCTCCGCCACGGCGCCAGTGGCTATGTGCTGAAGGAGGTTCCGACCGAAGAGATCGTCGACGCCATCGAGAAGGTTCATGCCGGAGAGCGTTATCTCTGCACCGGCACCGAACAGATGATCGCCCCGGAGCGCGGGCGCGAACCCCTCACCAGCAGGGAGCAGACGGTCCTGCTCGAACTCGCAAGCGGGATGTCGAACAAGGAAGTCGCCCGCAGCCTCGACATTTCCGTTCGCACCGTCGAGACGCATCGAAAGAATATCAAGCGCAAGCTCGGCATTTCGTCTACCGCCGGACTCACCCGCTACGCACTGGAACACGGCGTTCTCCGTGAGTGATTGCGCAGTTTTCCAGATTTTTGAAATTTAAATACAAAAAACCGGTCCTCGGAGACATAAAAAACGGAATTAAGCGGTTGACCCCCCGTTTTTTGCGGCATAAGACAAATGTCATGAGACACGAAGTAGTCCTTATTCGAAAGCGTGGGCCCCGGCGGAAGTAACACTTCCAGATCGGACCGCTCACGCACAGCCCCTCTACGGGGCTTTTTTTATGCCTCCCGGCAGCGGGAGCACGGAAGCGGAGAAGAAAGATGTCGGCAGAAATGACCGGTGCTAGAATTGTCGTTCAGGCCTTGAAAGATCAGGGCGTGGAAGTGGTTTTCGGCTATCCCGGTGGCGCCGTACTACCCATCTATGACGAAATCTTTCTCCAGAACGAGATCCGCCACGTCCTCGTCCGCCACGAACAGGGTGCGGTTCACGCCGCCGAAGGTTATGCCCGCTCCACCGGCAAGCCCGGCGTCGTTCTCGTCACGTCCGGCCCCGGTGCCACCAATGCCGTCACCGGCCTGACCGATGCGTTGATGGACAGCATCCCGCTGATTGTCCTCACCGGCCAGGTGCCCACGTTCATGATCGGCAATGATGCCTTTCAGGAAGCGGATACTGTCGGCATCACCCGACCATGCACCAAGCATAACTGGCTCGTTAAGGATACCGATGTACTCGGCGACACCATTCACCAGGCATTCCACGTCGCCACTCATGGCCGCCCCGGCCCGGTTCTGGTCGACATCCCCAAGGACGTGCAGTTCGCCGAAGGCAGCTACACTAAGAAGGAACGCGCGCGGACGAAACATTATGCGCCGCAGACAGAAGGCGATATCGATCTGATCACGCTGGCAGTCGAAGGGCTGGAGAAGGCAGAGCGCCCGATCCTCTATTCCGGCGGCGGCGTCGTCAATGCCGGCCCCGGAGCCAGCCAGTCGCTGCGCGAACTGACTGCCGCCACCGGCTTCCCCATCACCTCCACACTGATGGGCCTCGGCTGCTATCCGGCGTCAGGCGATAACTGGCTGGGCATGTTGGGCATGCACGGCACCTACGAGGCCAACATGACGATGCACGGCTGTGACTTCATGCTTTGCATCGGCGCCCGCTTCGATGACCGCATCACCGGCCGCGTCGACGCCTTCAGCCCCGACAGTTTCAAGGTGCATATCGACATCGACCCCTCGTCGATCAACAAGAATATCCACGTTGATGTTCCCATCGTCGGCGATGTCGGCCGCGTGCTCGAGCAGATGCTGCAGATCTGGAAAGATCGCGGGTCCAGAACCAACTCCGAAGCTGTTGCCCGCTGGTGGAAGCAGATCGAAGCGTGGAAGAGCATCAAATCGCTCGCCTACAAGAATTCCGATACAACCATCAAGCCGCAGTTCGCGCTGGAACGTCTGGAAGCGCTGACCAAAGGTCGCGACCGTTACATCACCACCGAGGTCGGCCAGCACCAGATGTGGGCCGCACAATATCTCGGTTTTGAGGATCCCAATCGCTGGATGACGTCCGGCGGCCTCGGCACAATGGGGTACGGCCTGCCCGCGTCCGTCGGTGTGCAGATCGCCCACCCCGAGGCGCTGGTGATCAACGTCGCCGGTGAAGCCTCTTGGCTGATGAATATGCAGGAAATGGGCACGGCCATGCAGTATCGCGCCCCCGTCAAGCAGTTCATTCTCAACAATGAGCGGTTGGGCATGGTCCGCCAGTGGCAGGAATTGCTGCACGGAGAGCGCTATTCGTCGAGTTGGTCCGAGAGCCTGCCCGATTTCGTGAAACTGGCCGAAGCTTTCGGCTGCAAGGGCGCGGTCGTGGACAACCCCGCCGATCTGGACGAGGCAATCAGGGAGATGCTGGCCTACGACGGCCCCTATATCCTCGATTGTCTGGTAGAGAAGCACGAGAACTGCTTCCCGATGATCCCGAGCGGCAAGGCCCACAACGAAATGCTTCTCGGCGACGCCAGTACCAAGGATGCAATCGAGGCTGGTGGTGCCGTTCTGGTCTAGAAAACGCGCGGATACGGCTGAAAATTATGCATTTTTCAGCTATGGAATGACAAAGTGCGGCAGCACGTTGGCCTTCCAGATCACGCATACCGCACTGATGGAGGCGGGCTGTCCACAGCCCGCCATACCCTTTCCCGGCGAATCCGGCCGCCGCGTCAACTTCATTCCCCAAATGAGCGAAGGCCGCGAAAGCGCAATCCGCGCCGCGCTGTCCGAAACAGGCAACCCGATCGTCATCAAGACCCATGGCCGTCCGACGCCGCGCATGGTCAACTGGATCGAAAGCGGTGAAGGACGAGGACACGCCATCTTTCGCGATCCACGCGATATGGCACTTTCCATGTTGGATCATGGTCGAACCGCCCGCGAACGCAACCGGCCTGCCTTCGCTGAAATCCACACTCTAGAAGACGCCTGCAAGGGTATCGCCAATCAGTTGGACAGCCTCACAGCATGGCTGCAATTGCCTGGCATCGCCGCCCTCCAGTACGACACGCTCGCTTTCCAGACGGAGACGGCCGCGCAGCACATTCTCGAACAGCTTGGATTGGGGGGAAATCCCCGCCGGATTGCTCGCCGCGTACTGCGTTCGGGCAAGACGCTGATGAACAAGGGCATCGCGTCGCGCTACAAAACGGAGATGTCACCGGAAATCAGCGCGGCCTT of the Algicella marina genome contains:
- a CDS encoding response regulator transcription factor, with translation MTIRVLLADDHPLVVDGIRGFLETYDHIEVVATATNGEEALAAFAAHNPDVVLMDLNMPVLSGLAATEIMRERKPDARILILSMHDSPEYISTALRHGASGYVLKEVPTEEIVDAIEKVHAGERYLCTGTEQMIAPERGREPLTSREQTVLLELASGMSNKEVARSLDISVRTVETHRKNIKRKLGISSTAGLTRYALEHGVLRE
- a CDS encoding acetolactate synthase 3 large subunit, translating into MSAEMTGARIVVQALKDQGVEVVFGYPGGAVLPIYDEIFLQNEIRHVLVRHEQGAVHAAEGYARSTGKPGVVLVTSGPGATNAVTGLTDALMDSIPLIVLTGQVPTFMIGNDAFQEADTVGITRPCTKHNWLVKDTDVLGDTIHQAFHVATHGRPGPVLVDIPKDVQFAEGSYTKKERARTKHYAPQTEGDIDLITLAVEGLEKAERPILYSGGGVVNAGPGASQSLRELTAATGFPITSTLMGLGCYPASGDNWLGMLGMHGTYEANMTMHGCDFMLCIGARFDDRITGRVDAFSPDSFKVHIDIDPSSINKNIHVDVPIVGDVGRVLEQMLQIWKDRGSRTNSEAVARWWKQIEAWKSIKSLAYKNSDTTIKPQFALERLEALTKGRDRYITTEVGQHQMWAAQYLGFEDPNRWMTSGGLGTMGYGLPASVGVQIAHPEALVINVAGEASWLMNMQEMGTAMQYRAPVKQFILNNERLGMVRQWQELLHGERYSSSWSESLPDFVKLAEAFGCKGAVVDNPADLDEAIREMLAYDGPYILDCLVEKHENCFPMIPSGKAHNEMLLGDASTKDAIEAGGAVLV